The genomic interval TGCGTGAGCCGCCCGTCCTGGTAGAGCTCGAGGAGGTGCTGGCTCTGCCGCAGCAGCAGCACCTGCGAGAAGTCGGCCGTGGTCTTCTCCGCCAGCACGGGGTGCACGGCGAGGTCCACGGCGTCCTGTCCCGAGTCGAGGGCCGCGAGCAACGCCGCCGCGCCCGCCTCGGTGTCGAGCACCTGACCCTGCGTCTCGGGCACGATCGTGAACTGGTCACCGCTCACCTGCACCGCGGCGTCGCGCGCCGGCACGTGCAGCTCCGCGGCCACCGTGTCGATGAACGCCCGGACCCCCTCCTCAACGGGCGTGACGGCGAGCTCGTCGTCGAGCGTCAGGCCCTCGCCGAACCAGCGCATGCGGGCGAGCGCGGGCATCGAGGCCGACTCGCTCGCCTCGATCGCCGCCTCGACGAGGCGCTCGGCGTTCGTCGTCGCGCCGAGCTCCCGGGGAGTCGTCGTCCACTGCTGGTGCTGCCAGCGGACGGTGACCGTCCGGTCGAGGTCGGGGGCGGCGACCTCCTCGGTGGCGGCGATCGCCTCCCCGCGCGTGAGGCCGCTGAGGTCGACGCCCGCTACGGTGACGCCCGGCAGAACCCGCCCGTCGTACTCGTTGGCGTAGGCGTGCGCCCCGGCGATCACCCCCGCGCCGGTCAGCGCGAGGACGAGGGCCATGGCG from Egibacteraceae bacterium carries:
- a CDS encoding L,D-transpeptidase/peptidoglycan binding protein — protein: MPVFVSDRWVPRLAWWVTLAMALVLALTGAGVIAGAHAYANEYDGRVLPGVTVAGVDLSGLTRGEAIAATEEVAAPDLDRTVTVRWQHQQWTTTPRELGATTNAERLVEAAIEASESASMPALARMRWFGEGLTLDDELAVTPVEEGVRAFIDTVAAELHVPARDAAVQVSGDQFTIVPETQGQVLDTEAGAAALLAALDSGQDAVDLAVHPVLAEKTTADFSQVLLLRQSQHLLELYQDGRLTHSWNVAVGTSGYRTPTGVYEITEKRHMPTWVNPSPNGWGRNMPARIGPGVNNPLGVRALNWNAPAIRFHGTANVNSIGRDASKGCVRLTNDDVVVLYDLVEVGATIVSIA